Proteins from a genomic interval of Chanos chanos chromosome 3, fChaCha1.1, whole genome shotgun sequence:
- the krt18a.2 gene encoding keratin, type I cytoskeletal 18, with protein MQQQNDRLASYIQKVRNLQEANEKLEEQIREALEKRGPTGIDYSHYDATLAELRDEILAMTKSNAALYLQIDNCNLSAQDFEMKYEQQVHQQVEADIHALRKVLDDTNVERLHLESDIESLNAALITLKKNHNQDVSELQAQIVQSGVKVDVDARKGQDLIKIMEEMRAKYERMALKNQEELKAWHESKITEVDIQVKENTLALKEANRQMTESQRTMNSLEIDLQALISLKASLEGTLNDTKLRYNMEIEKYNTIIHEREATLMELRSSIQQQKQECETLLNSNMKLEAEIATYRGHLDMGHVK; from the exons GCAACAGAATGATCGATTGGCCTCATACATACAGAAAGTGAGAAACCTTCAGGAGGCCAATGAAAAGTTGGAGGAACAAATTCGTGAAGCTCTGGAAAAGAGAGGCCCCACTGGCATAGACTACAGCCACTACGATGCAACTCTGGCTGAACTGCGTGACGAG ATACTGGCCATGACAAAAAGCAATGCTGCTTTATACCTGCAAATTGACAATTGCAACCTGTCTGCACAAGACTTTGAAATGAA GTACGAGCAACAGGTTCACCAGCAGGTGGAAGCTGACATACATGCTTTGAGAAAAGTCCTGGATGACACCAACGTTGAGCGACTACATTTAGAGAGTGACATCGAATCTCTCAATGCAGCGCTCATCACACTGAAGAAGAACCACAATCAG GATGTTTCAGAACTCCAAGCCCAGATTGTTCAATCTGGGGTCAAAGTAGATGTTGATGCTAGAAAGGGACAGGACTTGATCAAGATTATGGAGGAGATGAGAGCCAAGTATGAGAGGATGGCCCTGAAGAACCAAGAGGAACTCAAGGCCTGGCACGAATCCAAA aTCACAGAGGTAGACATACAGGTGAAGGAAAACACTCTGGCTCTGAaagaagcaaacagacaaatgactgAGAGCCAAAGAACAATGAATTCACTGGAGATTGACCTTCAGGCTCTGATTAGTCTG AAAGCATCTCTGGAAGGAACTCTTAATGATACTAAACTGCGCTACAACATGGAGATAGAAAAGTACAATACCATCATCCACGAGCGTGAGGCGACATTGATGGAGCTTCGCAGCAGCATCCAACAGCAAAAGCAGGAGTGTGAGACTTTGCTGAACAGTAATATGAAGCTAGAAGCTGAGATTGCTACTTACAGGGGCCATTTGGACATGGGTCATGTCAAGTGA
- the eif4ba gene encoding eukaryotic translation initiation factor 4Ba isoform X3: MAASAKKKNKKGKTLTLTDFLAEDSGGNLPPSYPSNKPTSWADETDDLEGDVSTSWHTEDDVYRAPPIDRSILPTAPRAAREPNIDRSRLPRSPPYTAFLGNLPYDVTEDSIKDFFRGLSISAVRLPREPSNPERLKGFGYAEFDDVESLLRALSLNEENLGNRRVRVDIADQSNEKERDDRSMGGRDRNRGSEGGPDKTDSDWRARPSGESDDGPRRDDSYGERSRDRYESDRYRDGPRRDNDRYDGGRDRYRDRYDDRDRRDYDRGYDSRGGGRRPFGSGFRRDYDDRRDDYRGSGDRYGDRYGDRYGDREERFERRDEKREERGPPQRPKLNLKPRSIPKEEDQSSTSSAQSGRAASIFGGAKPVDTAAKEREVEERLKKEQEKLQRQLEEDKGRGPERKPRERHPSWRSEDQPADRSRTGSESSQQGGVSGRGSRRRESERSVENEVFSGREEEPASPVGHTPSKQEALPLKVVPAPPPKENAWAKRSAQNTAANENEARSAVSPSSTTPPKLSSSADEKLTQRGKEIQLCQ; this comes from the exons ATGGCGGCGTCAG ctaagaagaagaataagaaggGGAAGACCCTGACTCTGACTGATTTCCTGGCAGAGGACAGCGGGGGAAACCTGCCCCCCAGTTACCCCTCTAACAAGCCCACCAGCTGGGCAGATGAAACGGATGACCTAGAGGGTGATG TGTCCACCTCCTGGCACACGGAGGATGACGTCTACCGTGCTCCCCCTATTGATCGCTCCATCCTGCCCACGGCCCCACGGGCAGCTCGCGAGCCCAACATTGACCGCTCTCGTCTGCCCCGGAGCCCGCCCTACACGGCTTTCCTGGGAAACCTGCCCTATGATGTCACTGAAGACTCCATTAAGGACTTTTTCCGCGGTCTCAGT ATCAGTGCTGTGCGTCTCCCAAGAGAGCCAAGTAACCCTGAGCGTCTAAAGGGCTTTGGTTACGCCGAGTTTGATGATGTGGAGTCTCTGCTGCGTGCTCTCAGTCTGAATGAGGAG AATCTGGGAAACCGGAGAGTCCGTGTGGACATTGCTGACCAGTCCAATGAGaaag AGAGGGATGACCGCTCTATGGGTGGACGAGACCGGAATCGTGGAAGTGAGGGTGGACCAGACAAAACCGACTCCGATTGGCGAGCGAGGCCAAGTGGAGAGTCTGATGATGGACCTCGCAGAGATGACTCCTacggagaga GATCAAGAGACCGCTATGAGTCAGACCGATATCGAGATGGGCCTCGTCGTGACAATGATCGTTACGATGGTGGCAGAGATCGATACCGTGATCGCTATGACGATCGGGACCGCAGAGATTATGATAGAG GTTATGACTCTCGCGGCGGAGGACGTCGGCCGTTTGGCAGTGGCTTCCGGCGTGACTATGACGACAGACGGGATGACTACAGAGGAAGTGGAGATCGCTATGGGGATCGCTATGGGGATCGCTATGGAGACCGTGAAGAAAGATTTGAAAGGCGGGATGAGAAACGCGAGGAGAGAG GCCCTCCCCAAAGACCCAAGCTGAACCTGAAGCCACGCAGCATTCCTAAAGAGGAGGACCAGAGCAGCACCTCCTCCGCCCAGTCTGGCCGTGCTGCCTCCATATTTGGTGGAGCCAAACCGGTGGACACGGctgctaaagagagagaggtggaggaacGGTTgaagaaagaacaggaaaaacTGCAGAGACAGCTGGAGGAGGACAAGGGTAGAGGACCTGAGCGCAAACCTAGAGAGAG GCATCCCAGCTGGAGAAGCGAGGACCAACCAGCAGATCGCTCTCGGACAGGAAGTGAATCATCACAACAGGGCGGCGTGTCAGGCAGAG GTTCCCGACGCCGGGAGAGTGAACGCTCGGTGGAAAACGAGGTCTTTAGTGGCCGTGAAGAGGAGCCAGCTTCACCAGTTGGCCACACCCCCTCTAAGCAAGAGGCCCTGCCCCTAAAGGTGGTCCCAGCCCCACCACCTAAGGAGAACGCATGGGCGAAGAGGAGTGCACAGAATACAGCAGCCAATGAAAACGAGGCTCGGTCTGCTGTCTCCCCTAGCAGCACCACACCCCCAAAACTCAGCAG CTCAGCAGATGAGAAGCTGACCCAGAGAGGGAAAG AAATTCAGCTCTGCCAGTAA
- the eif4ba gene encoding eukaryotic translation initiation factor 4Ba isoform X2, protein MAASAKKKNKKGKTLTLTDFLAEDSGGNLPPSYPSNKPTSWADETDDLEGDVSTSWHTEDDVYRAPPIDRSILPTAPRAAREPNIDRSRLPRSPPYTAFLGNLPYDVTEDSIKDFFRGLSISAVRLPREPSNPERLKGFGYAEFDDVESLLRALSLNEENLGNRRVRVDIADQSNEKERDDRSMGGRDRNRGSEGGPDKTDSDWRARPSGESDDGPRRDDSYGERSRDRYESDRYRDGPRRDNDRYDGGRDRYRDRYDDRDRRDYDRGYDSRGGGRRPFGSGFRRDYDDRRDDYRGSGDRYGDRYGDRYGDREERFERRDEKREERGPPQRPKLNLKPRSIPKEEDQSSTSSAQSGRAASIFGGAKPVDTAAKEREVEERLKKEQEKLQRQLEEDKGRGPERKPRERHPSWRSEDQPADRSRTGSESSQQGGSRRRESERSVENEVFSGREEEPASPVGHTPSKQEALPLKVVPAPPPKENAWAKRSAQNTAANENEARSAVSPSSTTPPKLSSSADEKLTQRGKDENKADGVRRDRGPPRGRGGASGPGTGRGRGDAASRDRRKEADRKDGRRERDLRPAPEPKKYEEPPSPKFSSASKYAALLMDGDLADDAEESVE, encoded by the exons ATGGCGGCGTCAG ctaagaagaagaataagaaggGGAAGACCCTGACTCTGACTGATTTCCTGGCAGAGGACAGCGGGGGAAACCTGCCCCCCAGTTACCCCTCTAACAAGCCCACCAGCTGGGCAGATGAAACGGATGACCTAGAGGGTGATG TGTCCACCTCCTGGCACACGGAGGATGACGTCTACCGTGCTCCCCCTATTGATCGCTCCATCCTGCCCACGGCCCCACGGGCAGCTCGCGAGCCCAACATTGACCGCTCTCGTCTGCCCCGGAGCCCGCCCTACACGGCTTTCCTGGGAAACCTGCCCTATGATGTCACTGAAGACTCCATTAAGGACTTTTTCCGCGGTCTCAGT ATCAGTGCTGTGCGTCTCCCAAGAGAGCCAAGTAACCCTGAGCGTCTAAAGGGCTTTGGTTACGCCGAGTTTGATGATGTGGAGTCTCTGCTGCGTGCTCTCAGTCTGAATGAGGAG AATCTGGGAAACCGGAGAGTCCGTGTGGACATTGCTGACCAGTCCAATGAGaaag AGAGGGATGACCGCTCTATGGGTGGACGAGACCGGAATCGTGGAAGTGAGGGTGGACCAGACAAAACCGACTCCGATTGGCGAGCGAGGCCAAGTGGAGAGTCTGATGATGGACCTCGCAGAGATGACTCCTacggagaga GATCAAGAGACCGCTATGAGTCAGACCGATATCGAGATGGGCCTCGTCGTGACAATGATCGTTACGATGGTGGCAGAGATCGATACCGTGATCGCTATGACGATCGGGACCGCAGAGATTATGATAGAG GTTATGACTCTCGCGGCGGAGGACGTCGGCCGTTTGGCAGTGGCTTCCGGCGTGACTATGACGACAGACGGGATGACTACAGAGGAAGTGGAGATCGCTATGGGGATCGCTATGGGGATCGCTATGGAGACCGTGAAGAAAGATTTGAAAGGCGGGATGAGAAACGCGAGGAGAGAG GCCCTCCCCAAAGACCCAAGCTGAACCTGAAGCCACGCAGCATTCCTAAAGAGGAGGACCAGAGCAGCACCTCCTCCGCCCAGTCTGGCCGTGCTGCCTCCATATTTGGTGGAGCCAAACCGGTGGACACGGctgctaaagagagagaggtggaggaacGGTTgaagaaagaacaggaaaaacTGCAGAGACAGCTGGAGGAGGACAAGGGTAGAGGACCTGAGCGCAAACCTAGAGAGAG GCATCCCAGCTGGAGAAGCGAGGACCAACCAGCAGATCGCTCTCGGACAGGAAGTGAATCATCACAACAGGGCG GTTCCCGACGCCGGGAGAGTGAACGCTCGGTGGAAAACGAGGTCTTTAGTGGCCGTGAAGAGGAGCCAGCTTCACCAGTTGGCCACACCCCCTCTAAGCAAGAGGCCCTGCCCCTAAAGGTGGTCCCAGCCCCACCACCTAAGGAGAACGCATGGGCGAAGAGGAGTGCACAGAATACAGCAGCCAATGAAAACGAGGCTCGGTCTGCTGTCTCCCCTAGCAGCACCACACCCCCAAAACTCAGCAG CTCAGCAGATGAGAAGCTGACCCAGAGAGGGAAAG ATGAGAACAAGGCTGATGGTGTACGTCGGGACCGGGGCCCCCCACGGGGGCGTGGTGGGGCCTCGGGCCCCGGGACAGGCAGAGGCCGTGGAGATGCTGCCAGCCGTGACCGGCGGAAGGAGGCAGACAG AAAGGAcggcagaagagagagagatctcagacCAGCACCAGAGCCAAAGAAATATGAGGAACCTCCCAGTCCT AAATTCAGCTCTGCCAGTAAGTATGCAGCCTTGCTGATGGATGGGGACCTAGCGGATGATGCAGAAGAGAGTGTAGAATGA
- the eif4ba gene encoding eukaryotic translation initiation factor 4Ba isoform X1, translating into MAASAKKKNKKGKTLTLTDFLAEDSGGNLPPSYPSNKPTSWADETDDLEGDVSTSWHTEDDVYRAPPIDRSILPTAPRAAREPNIDRSRLPRSPPYTAFLGNLPYDVTEDSIKDFFRGLSISAVRLPREPSNPERLKGFGYAEFDDVESLLRALSLNEENLGNRRVRVDIADQSNEKERDDRSMGGRDRNRGSEGGPDKTDSDWRARPSGESDDGPRRDDSYGERSRDRYESDRYRDGPRRDNDRYDGGRDRYRDRYDDRDRRDYDRGYDSRGGGRRPFGSGFRRDYDDRRDDYRGSGDRYGDRYGDRYGDREERFERRDEKREERGPPQRPKLNLKPRSIPKEEDQSSTSSAQSGRAASIFGGAKPVDTAAKEREVEERLKKEQEKLQRQLEEDKGRGPERKPRERHPSWRSEDQPADRSRTGSESSQQGGVSGRGSRRRESERSVENEVFSGREEEPASPVGHTPSKQEALPLKVVPAPPPKENAWAKRSAQNTAANENEARSAVSPSSTTPPKLSSSADEKLTQRGKDENKADGVRRDRGPPRGRGGASGPGTGRGRGDAASRDRRKEADRKDGRRERDLRPAPEPKKYEEPPSPKFSSASKYAALLMDGDLADDAEESVE; encoded by the exons ATGGCGGCGTCAG ctaagaagaagaataagaaggGGAAGACCCTGACTCTGACTGATTTCCTGGCAGAGGACAGCGGGGGAAACCTGCCCCCCAGTTACCCCTCTAACAAGCCCACCAGCTGGGCAGATGAAACGGATGACCTAGAGGGTGATG TGTCCACCTCCTGGCACACGGAGGATGACGTCTACCGTGCTCCCCCTATTGATCGCTCCATCCTGCCCACGGCCCCACGGGCAGCTCGCGAGCCCAACATTGACCGCTCTCGTCTGCCCCGGAGCCCGCCCTACACGGCTTTCCTGGGAAACCTGCCCTATGATGTCACTGAAGACTCCATTAAGGACTTTTTCCGCGGTCTCAGT ATCAGTGCTGTGCGTCTCCCAAGAGAGCCAAGTAACCCTGAGCGTCTAAAGGGCTTTGGTTACGCCGAGTTTGATGATGTGGAGTCTCTGCTGCGTGCTCTCAGTCTGAATGAGGAG AATCTGGGAAACCGGAGAGTCCGTGTGGACATTGCTGACCAGTCCAATGAGaaag AGAGGGATGACCGCTCTATGGGTGGACGAGACCGGAATCGTGGAAGTGAGGGTGGACCAGACAAAACCGACTCCGATTGGCGAGCGAGGCCAAGTGGAGAGTCTGATGATGGACCTCGCAGAGATGACTCCTacggagaga GATCAAGAGACCGCTATGAGTCAGACCGATATCGAGATGGGCCTCGTCGTGACAATGATCGTTACGATGGTGGCAGAGATCGATACCGTGATCGCTATGACGATCGGGACCGCAGAGATTATGATAGAG GTTATGACTCTCGCGGCGGAGGACGTCGGCCGTTTGGCAGTGGCTTCCGGCGTGACTATGACGACAGACGGGATGACTACAGAGGAAGTGGAGATCGCTATGGGGATCGCTATGGGGATCGCTATGGAGACCGTGAAGAAAGATTTGAAAGGCGGGATGAGAAACGCGAGGAGAGAG GCCCTCCCCAAAGACCCAAGCTGAACCTGAAGCCACGCAGCATTCCTAAAGAGGAGGACCAGAGCAGCACCTCCTCCGCCCAGTCTGGCCGTGCTGCCTCCATATTTGGTGGAGCCAAACCGGTGGACACGGctgctaaagagagagaggtggaggaacGGTTgaagaaagaacaggaaaaacTGCAGAGACAGCTGGAGGAGGACAAGGGTAGAGGACCTGAGCGCAAACCTAGAGAGAG GCATCCCAGCTGGAGAAGCGAGGACCAACCAGCAGATCGCTCTCGGACAGGAAGTGAATCATCACAACAGGGCGGCGTGTCAGGCAGAG GTTCCCGACGCCGGGAGAGTGAACGCTCGGTGGAAAACGAGGTCTTTAGTGGCCGTGAAGAGGAGCCAGCTTCACCAGTTGGCCACACCCCCTCTAAGCAAGAGGCCCTGCCCCTAAAGGTGGTCCCAGCCCCACCACCTAAGGAGAACGCATGGGCGAAGAGGAGTGCACAGAATACAGCAGCCAATGAAAACGAGGCTCGGTCTGCTGTCTCCCCTAGCAGCACCACACCCCCAAAACTCAGCAG CTCAGCAGATGAGAAGCTGACCCAGAGAGGGAAAG ATGAGAACAAGGCTGATGGTGTACGTCGGGACCGGGGCCCCCCACGGGGGCGTGGTGGGGCCTCGGGCCCCGGGACAGGCAGAGGCCGTGGAGATGCTGCCAGCCGTGACCGGCGGAAGGAGGCAGACAG AAAGGAcggcagaagagagagagatctcagacCAGCACCAGAGCCAAAGAAATATGAGGAACCTCCCAGTCCT AAATTCAGCTCTGCCAGTAAGTATGCAGCCTTGCTGATGGATGGGGACCTAGCGGATGATGCAGAAGAGAGTGTAGAATGA